A stretch of Microbacterium sp. 4R-513 DNA encodes these proteins:
- a CDS encoding alpha-galactosidase yields MAQHTPSTSASIIGRPDGPFVLERDGVAVVMAHTPTGLPSVLHWGHALGALTIDDLGAIPAGVGRQTPGATLDAAWELSIAPQEGDGWSGRPAMQLRRDGVLHHTRWREVELDRGDDAFTVTALDRSSSLRLTIRIGIEAGGVVAVDAALRHEGAADAAPVEIDWLEATLPVPTTTDTLTTFDGRWTREKRPVTMAMPPGSTLRQSRRGRPGHDAPTMLIASERPPLWHSGRAWAAHVAWSSDATYRIDRVTDAVTLIGGGELLRPGEVVLAPGEEYSAPRVLFMQTDEGLDGLAARTHTWLRAREQHPSSPRPLVLNTWEAVYFDHDEARLLALAERAADVGVERFVLDDGWFQGRRDDSTSLGDWVIDADVWPDGLAPLSGRVHELGMQFGLWFEPEMISLDSNLARAHPDWLLHDPGHLDHGPDLSWRTQYVLDLANPEAYAHVLNQIDAVVREVGVDFIKWDHNRDLVESTHSGRPGGREHTLAVYRLIRELKERHPSLEIESCSSGGARTDLGILDLCDRVWASDSNDPVERQDIQRWTGLLLPPELVGAHVGPTTSHSSGRTTALSYRMATSLMGSAGFEWNILECDEAETAAIRRFATLYKELRAVIHTGRVVHADLRDPAWRVTGFATDDASVVIVATVASLEDARAERLRMPWLDPDRRYIVRVRREIGDAEYGWIAPEWFTPGQIEVSGRVLAEVGLQLPTLWPVQAFVLHLVPAG; encoded by the coding sequence GGGACGGTGTCGCGGTCGTCATGGCGCACACTCCCACGGGGCTCCCGTCGGTGCTGCACTGGGGCCATGCGCTTGGAGCCCTCACCATCGACGACCTGGGGGCGATCCCCGCAGGCGTCGGACGGCAGACGCCCGGTGCGACCCTCGACGCGGCGTGGGAGCTGTCGATCGCACCGCAGGAAGGCGACGGCTGGTCGGGTCGCCCAGCGATGCAGCTGCGCAGAGACGGAGTCCTGCATCACACGCGCTGGCGCGAAGTCGAGCTCGACCGCGGAGATGACGCCTTCACCGTCACAGCCCTCGATCGGAGCTCGAGCCTGCGGCTCACGATTCGGATCGGGATCGAGGCGGGGGGTGTCGTCGCGGTCGACGCGGCGCTGCGCCACGAAGGCGCGGCCGATGCCGCTCCCGTCGAGATCGATTGGCTCGAGGCGACACTCCCCGTGCCGACGACCACCGACACTCTCACCACTTTCGACGGCCGCTGGACCCGTGAGAAGCGTCCCGTCACGATGGCCATGCCGCCCGGCTCGACTCTCAGACAGTCCCGGCGCGGACGGCCCGGGCACGACGCGCCGACGATGCTCATTGCATCCGAGCGTCCGCCCCTATGGCACAGCGGCCGTGCGTGGGCGGCCCACGTGGCCTGGTCGTCCGATGCCACGTATCGCATCGATCGCGTCACGGACGCCGTGACGCTCATTGGCGGCGGGGAACTTCTGCGACCCGGCGAGGTCGTGCTCGCACCGGGCGAGGAGTACTCCGCTCCGCGTGTGCTGTTCATGCAAACCGATGAGGGTCTCGACGGCCTCGCCGCTCGTACCCACACCTGGCTGAGAGCGCGGGAGCAGCATCCGTCGTCTCCTCGCCCCCTAGTCCTCAACACGTGGGAGGCGGTCTACTTCGATCACGACGAGGCTCGCCTGCTTGCACTCGCAGAGAGGGCCGCAGACGTCGGCGTCGAGCGATTCGTCCTCGACGACGGATGGTTCCAGGGGCGCCGCGACGACTCGACGAGCCTGGGCGACTGGGTCATCGACGCCGACGTCTGGCCAGACGGGCTCGCACCACTCTCCGGTCGCGTGCACGAACTGGGCATGCAGTTCGGGCTGTGGTTCGAGCCCGAGATGATCTCGCTCGACTCCAACCTGGCACGCGCCCACCCGGACTGGCTGCTCCACGACCCCGGTCACCTCGACCACGGGCCCGATCTCTCCTGGCGCACTCAATACGTGCTCGATCTCGCGAATCCCGAGGCCTACGCGCACGTGCTCAATCAGATCGACGCGGTCGTGCGCGAGGTCGGCGTCGACTTCATCAAATGGGACCACAACCGCGACCTCGTCGAGTCGACGCACAGCGGTCGGCCCGGTGGGCGCGAGCACACGCTCGCGGTGTACCGCCTGATCCGCGAACTCAAGGAACGGCATCCGTCGCTCGAGATCGAGTCGTGCTCGAGCGGGGGAGCGCGCACCGACCTCGGCATCCTCGACCTCTGCGACCGCGTCTGGGCCAGCGATTCGAACGACCCCGTCGAACGGCAGGACATCCAGCGCTGGACGGGACTGCTCCTGCCCCCCGAGCTGGTCGGCGCACACGTCGGCCCCACGACGTCTCACAGTTCGGGGCGTACGACCGCACTTTCGTACCGCATGGCCACAAGCCTCATGGGCTCGGCGGGATTCGAATGGAACATTCTGGAGTGCGACGAGGCCGAGACCGCCGCGATCCGGCGCTTCGCGACGCTCTACAAGGAGCTCCGCGCCGTAATCCACACGGGGAGGGTCGTGCACGCCGACCTTCGCGACCCCGCCTGGCGAGTCACCGGCTTCGCGACGGACGACGCCTCGGTCGTCATCGTCGCGACCGTGGCAAGTCTCGAGGACGCGCGGGCAGAACGGCTCCGGATGCCGTGGCTCGATCCCGACCGGCGATACATCGTGCGAGTGCGCCGCGAGATCGGCGACGCCGAGTACGGATGGATCGCACCGGAATGGTTCACCCCCGGCCAGATCGAAGTGTCGGGGCGGGTTCTCGCGGAGGTGGGCTTGCAGCTGCCGACGCTCTGGCCGGTCCAGGCGTTCGTTCTGCACCTGGTTCCCGCTGGGTGA